Proteins encoded by one window of bacterium:
- a CDS encoding class I SAM-dependent methyltransferase encodes MPKTCITPCLLCGRDAPRPVAVRNGYPIVRCGGCGLVYVRERPPEEDLPGLYGEYHARDGGNEADWNRLMAEIFREAADRLDALRNGSGPPRLLDVGCGYGGFVSLMRDRGWDAEGVDPSPTTVAAASAKGLPVRLGTLAEFPRSGPAYRAITMFYVLEHLFDPMSALRKVFGLLEPGGVLLVRVPDTTPIVRLLSPFGLGAGLYDPPFHLFDFPPRVLAKMLAEAGFVKIRIFPGRNTIPPRIGPRVATMLFGALARGLFAGSGGRFLLPGVSKTTIAGKPS; translated from the coding sequence GTGCCGAAGACGTGCATCACCCCCTGCCTCCTCTGCGGCCGCGATGCGCCGCGACCCGTTGCGGTCCGGAACGGATACCCCATCGTCCGTTGCGGCGGATGCGGGCTGGTCTACGTCCGTGAACGGCCTCCGGAGGAGGATCTCCCCGGGCTGTACGGGGAGTATCACGCCCGGGACGGCGGGAACGAGGCGGACTGGAATCGCCTCATGGCGGAGATCTTCCGGGAAGCGGCCGACCGCCTCGATGCGCTGCGGAACGGGTCGGGTCCCCCCCGTCTCCTCGATGTGGGGTGCGGGTACGGCGGATTCGTCTCCCTGATGCGGGATCGGGGGTGGGATGCGGAAGGAGTGGACCCGTCCCCGACGACCGTTGCCGCCGCCTCCGCGAAAGGCCTTCCCGTCCGCCTGGGAACCCTCGCGGAATTTCCCCGTTCGGGTCCGGCGTACCGCGCGATCACCATGTTCTACGTGCTGGAACATCTCTTCGATCCGATGTCCGCGTTGAGAAAGGTGTTCGGGCTCCTCGAGCCGGGCGGAGTCCTCCTCGTGCGGGTTCCCGACACCACGCCGATCGTCCGGCTGCTTTCCCCGTTCGGACTGGGAGCTGGGCTGTACGATCCTCCCTTCCATCTCTTCGACTTTCCTCCCCGCGTGCTCGCGAAGATGCTCGCCGAGGCGGGGTTCGTGAAGATCCGGATCTTCCCGGGCCGCAACACGATCCCGCCCCGAATCGGACCACGGGTGGCCACCATGCTGTTCGGCGCGCTCGCCCGGGGCCTTTTCGCGGGAAGCGGCGGGAGGTTCCTCCTTCCCGGGGTGAGCAAGACCACCATCGCCGGAAAGCCTTCCTGA
- a CDS encoding phosphopantetheine-binding protein: MIAGFKEGGIPLESDAIKRKIREILSVRLNLSTAVDNIEDDAPLFGPDSLGLDSIDALELVLGIQKEFGVAIEDRDLAVKVLVSIDTIAEYLKTRSTCNPEAAGRTSA, translated from the coding sequence ATGATAGCGGGATTCAAAGAAGGAGGAATCCCACTGGAATCGGACGCAATTAAAAGGAAGATCCGGGAAATCCTGTCCGTTCGCCTGAACCTCTCCACGGCGGTGGATAATATCGAAGACGATGCGCCTCTGTTCGGGCCCGACAGCCTCGGACTCGATTCGATCGACGCGCTGGAACTGGTGCTCGGCATCCAGAAGGAGTTCGGCGTCGCGATCGAGGATCGCGACCTGGCGGTGAAGGTGCTCGTGTCCATCGATACCATCGCGGAATACCTGAAAACCAGATCGACATGCAACCCCGAAGCGGCGGGCCGGACCAGCGCTTAG
- the hemB gene encoding porphobilinogen synthase encodes MQYPEYRPRRLRRNETLRRMVRETKLSVDDLIYPLFAAAGKGIRKEISSMPGVFNFSVENLVKEAREVAALGIPAVLLFGLPAKKDPLGKDAYSDKGIIQTAVRAIKDAVPGLMVVTDVCFCEYTDHGHCGILKGTEVDNDATLEILAKSAVSHAKAGADIVAPSDMMDGRVGAIRKALDRNGHSQVPIMSYAAKYAGGFYGPFRDAAGSSPSFGDRRSYQMDPPNAREALREVALDVQEGADIVMVKPALAYLDIIYRVRQAFDLPVAAYNVSGEYAMVKAAAKLGWIDGERVTMEILVSIKRAGADLIITYAAKEAALALAG; translated from the coding sequence ATGCAATACCCCGAATACCGGCCCCGCCGCCTGCGGCGGAACGAGACGTTGCGCCGCATGGTCCGCGAGACGAAGCTCTCCGTGGACGACCTGATCTATCCGCTCTTCGCCGCCGCCGGGAAGGGGATCCGCAAGGAAATCTCCTCGATGCCGGGGGTGTTCAACTTCTCCGTGGAGAACCTTGTGAAGGAGGCGCGGGAAGTCGCCGCGCTCGGCATCCCCGCGGTCCTGCTGTTCGGCCTGCCGGCGAAGAAGGACCCCCTCGGGAAGGACGCCTATTCCGACAAGGGGATCATCCAGACCGCCGTGCGGGCGATCAAGGACGCGGTTCCGGGCCTCATGGTGGTCACCGACGTCTGCTTCTGCGAGTACACCGACCACGGCCACTGCGGGATCCTGAAAGGGACCGAGGTCGACAACGACGCGACCCTCGAGATCCTCGCGAAGAGCGCCGTTTCGCACGCGAAGGCGGGTGCGGACATCGTCGCCCCCTCCGACATGATGGACGGACGCGTCGGAGCGATCCGGAAGGCGCTGGACCGGAACGGGCATTCGCAGGTCCCCATCATGTCGTACGCGGCGAAGTACGCCGGAGGGTTCTACGGCCCGTTCCGGGACGCCGCGGGGAGCTCCCCCAGCTTCGGGGACCGGCGCTCCTACCAGATGGACCCGCCGAATGCGCGGGAGGCGTTGCGGGAAGTCGCCCTCGATGTGCAGGAGGGCGCCGACATCGTGATGGTCAAGCCCGCGCTGGCGTACCTCGACATCATTTATCGCGTCCGCCAGGCCTTCGACCTGCCGGTCGCGGCGTACAACGTGAGCGGGGAGTACGCGATGGTGAAGGCGGCGGCGAAGCTCGGGTGGATCGACGGGGAACGCGTCACGATGGAGATCCTCGTTTCGATCAAGCGTGCCGGCGCCGACCTGATCATCACCTACGCCGCCAAGGAAGCGGCGCTCGCCCTCGCGGGCTGA
- a CDS encoding DUF4177 domain-containing protein, translated as MAVPPTEQAPWRVVELATVCDRSIEEALNAAAGDGWRFESVHFVTQPGNRRPVMAFLFFTRDVPTQGA; from the coding sequence GTGGCCGTTCCCCCGACGGAACAGGCCCCCTGGCGCGTGGTCGAGCTGGCGACCGTCTGCGACCGCTCGATCGAGGAGGCGTTGAACGCGGCCGCGGGGGACGGGTGGCGGTTCGAGTCGGTCCACTTCGTCACGCAGCCAGGGAACCGTCGTCCCGTGATGGCGTTCCTGTTTTTCACCCGGGACGTTCCCACGCAGGGGGCCTGA
- a CDS encoding glycosyltransferase family 2 protein has translation MSGTDAICAVIAAYNAERTVGAVVRGALSFLPKVIVADDGSSDATARVAEAAGAVVLRLPENRGKGHCLRLLFAEARKRGFEAVIALDSDGQHDPADIPRFLDAHREEPGSVIVGSRMGDEEAIPVHRRNSMLVARFYVCLAANRYIDDTQCGYRLYPLSVVESVALVKERYVTETELLLKAGDSGIPIRSLPVPAVYLPDQKTYFRSVPDVAAISVYVISYIMVKWAFELCRPGVVNTYKGPGRGRDRFFLSPAVDRAFESLMVLTCMPLSALYGALYFLLRSLFGIRVFEGLKGCGIPVGRVFLSTMLLPLLLVVSIIDLVGNRIGRRPGLTTGFVKKWYPNLWK, from the coding sequence ATGAGCGGGACCGATGCGATCTGCGCCGTCATCGCGGCCTACAACGCGGAACGGACGGTGGGAGCGGTGGTGCGGGGGGCGCTTTCCTTCCTTCCGAAGGTCATCGTGGCCGACGACGGGTCGAGCGATGCCACGGCACGGGTCGCGGAGGCGGCGGGCGCGGTGGTACTCCGGCTTCCCGAAAACCGCGGGAAAGGCCACTGCCTGCGCCTGCTGTTCGCGGAGGCGCGAAAAAGGGGATTCGAAGCCGTCATCGCGCTGGATTCGGACGGACAGCATGATCCGGCCGACATCCCGCGGTTTCTCGATGCCCACCGGGAGGAACCCGGATCCGTCATCGTCGGATCGAGGATGGGCGACGAGGAGGCGATCCCCGTCCACCGGAGAAATTCGATGCTGGTCGCGAGATTCTACGTCTGCCTCGCGGCGAATCGCTACATCGACGACACGCAATGCGGGTACCGCCTGTACCCGCTGTCCGTCGTGGAGTCCGTCGCCCTTGTAAAGGAACGCTACGTCACGGAAACCGAGCTGCTGCTGAAGGCCGGGGATTCGGGAATTCCGATACGATCGTTGCCGGTCCCCGCCGTCTACCTGCCGGACCAGAAGACGTACTTCCGCTCCGTGCCGGACGTGGCGGCCATTTCCGTCTATGTCATCTCCTACATCATGGTGAAGTGGGCGTTCGAGCTGTGCCGCCCGGGAGTGGTCAATACCTACAAGGGGCCCGGCCGCGGGCGGGACCGGTTTTTCCTTTCCCCCGCCGTCGACCGGGCTTTCGAGAGCCTGATGGTGCTGACCTGCATGCCGTTGAGCGCCTTGTACGGCGCCCTGTATTTCCTCCTGCGGTCCCTGTTCGGCATCCGGGTGTTCGAGGGGCTGAAAGGATGCGGAATCCCGGTCGGAAGGGTGTTCCTGTCGACGATGCTGCTCCCCCTGCTCCTGGTGGTTTCCATCATCGACCTTGTCGGGAACCGCATCGGGCGTCGGCCGGGGCTCACTACCGGGTTCGTGAAGAAATGGTATCCGAATCTGTGGAAATGA
- a CDS encoding RDD family protein → MSLRWEEQREFFRDARRARYLARLVGKAADLIAAMSLWHIPGAAGVLASLFYILTCDGFPGGRSLGKWLTGLKVVRIDRDGMDFTASLMRNLPVAAPFLLYLFPVVGPFLAYTVGIAILLIETYLGFYDPDGQRAGDTFAETLVVEYRQGSDGVPLSDRRA, encoded by the coding sequence GTGTCGCTTCGCTGGGAGGAACAGCGGGAGTTCTTCCGGGATGCCCGGCGGGCGCGCTACCTGGCGCGGCTGGTCGGGAAGGCGGCCGACCTCATCGCGGCGATGTCCCTTTGGCACATCCCGGGCGCCGCGGGGGTGCTCGCGTCCCTCTTCTACATCCTGACGTGCGACGGCTTTCCGGGCGGGCGCAGCCTGGGAAAGTGGCTCACCGGCCTCAAGGTCGTGCGGATCGATCGGGACGGGATGGATTTCACGGCGTCGCTGATGCGCAACCTCCCCGTCGCCGCGCCCTTCCTCCTCTACCTCTTCCCGGTGGTCGGCCCGTTCCTGGCCTACACCGTCGGGATCGCGATCCTCCTGATCGAGACGTACCTCGGATTCTACGACCCCGACGGGCAACGGGCGGGCGACACCTTCGCCGAGACGCTCGTCGTGGAGTACCGGCAAGGGTCCGATGGCGTCCCTCTATCTGATCGACGGGCATAA
- the ccsB gene encoding c-type cytochrome biogenesis protein CcsB — MHTALLKVTALFYLVGAMAYLRFIFTLNERSAKLGRMLLLIGAVLHGVGFVVRYFVAGYTPITSLFESLSFSAFAIVCVFLAFELRYHLRVLGAFVAPLAFAFSLFAAFLPGEIRALAPALNSYWLPIHVILLFFGNAVFAVAFGAAIMYLLMEKELKRKKIGAIFKRLPSLDVLDDINYRCLTIGFPLLTLGIITGSIWAEYAWGSYWSWDPKEVWSLITWLLYAALLHGRMTVGWRGRKAAILAIAGFCAILFTFLGVNLLLPGLHTYQNLSG, encoded by the coding sequence ATGCACACGGCCCTGCTCAAGGTCACGGCCCTCTTTTACCTCGTCGGGGCGATGGCGTACCTCCGCTTCATCTTCACGCTGAACGAACGGAGCGCGAAGCTCGGGCGGATGCTGCTGCTGATCGGCGCCGTCCTCCACGGTGTGGGGTTCGTGGTGCGCTACTTCGTCGCAGGGTACACGCCGATCACGAGCCTCTTCGAGTCGCTCTCCTTCTCCGCCTTCGCGATCGTGTGCGTCTTTCTCGCGTTCGAACTCCGGTACCACCTTCGCGTGCTCGGCGCGTTCGTGGCCCCGCTGGCCTTCGCCTTCAGCCTCTTCGCCGCCTTCCTCCCGGGGGAGATCCGGGCGCTGGCGCCCGCGCTGAACTCGTACTGGCTCCCCATCCACGTGATCCTCCTTTTCTTCGGCAACGCCGTCTTCGCCGTGGCGTTCGGCGCGGCGATCATGTACCTGCTGATGGAAAAGGAGTTGAAGCGAAAGAAGATCGGGGCGATCTTCAAGCGGCTGCCGTCGCTCGATGTGCTGGACGACATCAACTACCGCTGCCTGACGATCGGCTTCCCGCTGCTCACCCTCGGGATCATCACGGGGTCGATCTGGGCGGAGTACGCCTGGGGCTCCTACTGGAGCTGGGACCCGAAAGAGGTATGGTCCCTCATCACGTGGCTGCTCTACGCCGCGCTGCTCCACGGGCGGATGACCGTCGGCTGGCGAGGGCGCAAGGCGGCGATCCTGGCCATCGCCGGGTTCTGCGCGATCCTGTTCACCTTCCTCGGGGTGAACCTCCTCCTCCCGGGCCTGCACACCTACCAGAACCTTTCGGGCTGA
- the hemC gene encoding hydroxymethylbilane synthase — translation MAGNDIIRLGSRGSTLALWQAEHVRAEVERRTGRSVEITRIKTTGDVILDVPLSKVGGKGLFVKEIEEALLADRIDLAVHSMKDVPTDLPGGLEISCITRREDPRDAFLSVKHARFEDLPAGARVGTSSLRRQTQLLGMRPDLSIDQLRGNLDSRIRKMEEGKYDAILLAAAGLRRLGWDGKIRQYIPVDVSVPAIGQGALGIEIRSGDDRTREAVAFLDDRETSLAVRAERGFLKRLEGGCQVPIAAHGTVNGDTISLSGLIGKPDGSRILRGSRSGSVSDPEGIGAALAGELLSRGGREILDEVYRQSGP, via the coding sequence TTGGCAGGCAATGACATCATCCGGCTCGGCAGCCGGGGGAGCACCCTCGCGCTCTGGCAGGCGGAGCACGTCCGGGCCGAGGTCGAGCGGCGCACCGGCCGGAGCGTGGAGATCACCAGGATCAAGACGACCGGCGACGTGATCCTCGACGTCCCGCTGTCGAAGGTGGGCGGCAAGGGGCTCTTCGTCAAGGAGATCGAGGAGGCGCTGCTGGCGGACCGGATCGACCTCGCCGTCCACTCGATGAAGGACGTCCCCACCGATCTCCCCGGCGGGCTCGAGATCTCCTGCATCACCCGGCGGGAGGACCCGCGCGACGCCTTCCTGTCCGTGAAGCATGCGCGGTTCGAGGACCTTCCGGCCGGCGCCCGCGTGGGGACGAGCTCCCTTCGCCGCCAGACCCAGCTCCTGGGGATGCGCCCCGACCTGTCGATCGATCAATTGCGGGGAAACCTCGACTCGCGCATCCGGAAGATGGAGGAGGGAAAATACGACGCGATCCTCCTCGCCGCCGCGGGGCTTCGCCGGCTCGGTTGGGACGGCAAGATCCGTCAATACATCCCCGTCGACGTCTCCGTCCCGGCGATCGGGCAGGGAGCGCTCGGGATCGAGATCCGGAGCGGCGACGACAGGACCCGCGAGGCCGTGGCGTTCCTGGACGACCGGGAGACGTCCCTGGCGGTCCGGGCGGAGCGCGGCTTCCTGAAGCGTCTCGAAGGCGGATGCCAGGTTCCCATCGCGGCGCACGGGACGGTGAACGGGGACACGATCTCCCTCTCGGGTCTGATCGGGAAGCCCGACGGCTCGCGCATCCTGCGGGGGAGCCGGAGCGGATCCGTCTCCGACCCGGAGGGGATCGGAGCCGCGCTGGCCGGGGAGCTCCTGTCCCGGGGAGGCAGGGAGATCCTGGATGAGGTGTACCGGCAGTCCGGTCCGTGA
- a CDS encoding MMPL family transporter, translated as MATRFLLRLARMIDARPGKVAVAFLLAAAVSGGIVARIPIRTNLLDVLPEGNPTIRAFRGFLEDFGMMDSLVVVVSSRGGSPEQLVQAVETIGEELAASRRVASVDYNLVRSGGRFVGEHFPAYLDRGGVDRLSERLSPGGIRRQVRRNREALLSPFASPLDSEWIAGDPLNLREIVRESLLRKTVVKGIDLSTGYYMDADRTVALLMVRPRGSSKDTAFVAGLYRELAGIAAKVSGGSGTDAGITVGLAGEYASVAEATGVIWRDMVISFVSSFVLVLLLICLAFRPPPAVLGIFILALFSALSWTLLFAYLVYGGLNIVTSIVAAMLIGMYVDYMIFTYYRFQGEIREGRSPLQALETTFSETGKALVSSSLTTSVAFFSVIVTSFQGLHELGVVAGAGILLCLLSTFLVMGPLLSVLAKVSPARIGAGRPGGVPTGGAQRLVAGKSGTVVAVFSVFLFLAILGAARIRFDAGIEAIGPVDSKVEKVQRVIEEKFGRKGEPLFLVARADGAGRLAGDFDALDLLGERWRREGKVETFSSPSMLVPPPRFVKESRRLLADAGLPGRYDGAALERAIRREMEAQGMVPADGLAGYAAGIVRALAGEGGVDLAGFARSGDPRATYFFNGSRNAIAAHMAPPGGKWDPTALAAMKEDVRVLGPDFALTGPALIFGEIRSSIVRENSLATFLAFAANWIIVIVHFRRLRDAALVMLPVTAGSLFTVGAMGAFGIPFNFFNVAGIALVFGFGVDYGIYYMQSRREIPTGDSVEALRRAGGATILCASTTMASCGSLVLSHYRGLASIGVVLCLGSVFCLLSTILLLPSLVDVLDRSRARKARRVAEGAE; from the coding sequence ATGGCGACCCGGTTCCTGCTGCGCCTGGCTCGCATGATCGACGCCCGGCCGGGGAAGGTCGCCGTCGCCTTCCTGCTCGCCGCCGCCGTTTCCGGCGGGATCGTGGCGCGCATCCCGATCCGGACGAACCTGCTGGATGTCCTGCCGGAAGGGAACCCGACGATCCGCGCGTTCCGGGGGTTCCTCGAGGATTTCGGCATGATGGACAGCCTGGTCGTGGTGGTCTCGTCGCGCGGGGGATCGCCGGAACAACTGGTCCAGGCGGTGGAGACGATCGGAGAGGAGCTGGCCGCCTCCCGGAGGGTGGCTTCGGTCGACTACAACCTCGTGCGATCCGGGGGACGGTTCGTCGGGGAGCATTTTCCGGCGTACCTCGATCGGGGAGGGGTGGACCGCCTTTCGGAACGCCTGTCCCCGGGCGGCATCCGGCGCCAGGTCCGGAGGAACCGGGAAGCATTGCTCTCCCCGTTCGCTTCCCCCCTCGACTCGGAGTGGATTGCCGGAGACCCGCTGAACCTTCGGGAGATCGTCCGGGAGAGCCTGCTCCGGAAGACGGTCGTGAAGGGGATCGACCTCTCCACGGGGTATTACATGGACGCGGACCGGACCGTCGCCCTCCTGATGGTGCGTCCGAGGGGATCCTCGAAGGACACGGCGTTCGTCGCCGGGCTGTACCGGGAGCTGGCGGGGATCGCCGCGAAGGTCTCCGGCGGATCCGGGACCGACGCCGGGATCACGGTCGGTCTCGCGGGGGAGTACGCGAGCGTCGCGGAGGCGACCGGCGTGATCTGGCGGGACATGGTCATCTCCTTCGTCTCCTCCTTCGTCCTCGTGCTGCTTCTCATCTGCCTGGCGTTTCGCCCGCCGCCGGCCGTGCTGGGAATCTTCATCCTGGCGCTGTTTTCCGCCCTCTCCTGGACGCTCCTGTTCGCCTACCTGGTGTACGGGGGACTGAACATCGTCACCAGCATCGTCGCCGCGATGCTGATCGGCATGTACGTCGATTACATGATCTTCACCTATTATCGGTTCCAGGGGGAGATCCGGGAGGGAAGGTCCCCCCTTCAGGCCCTGGAGACCACGTTCTCCGAAACGGGGAAGGCGCTCGTCAGCAGTTCCTTGACCACTTCCGTCGCCTTTTTCTCGGTGATCGTGACCAGCTTCCAGGGGCTTCACGAACTGGGGGTCGTGGCCGGGGCCGGGATCCTGCTCTGCCTCCTGTCCACGTTCCTGGTGATGGGGCCTCTCCTCTCCGTGCTCGCGAAGGTTTCCCCGGCGCGGATCGGGGCGGGGCGACCCGGCGGCGTGCCGACGGGCGGGGCGCAGCGACTGGTCGCGGGGAAGAGCGGAACCGTCGTGGCGGTGTTTTCGGTCTTCCTCTTCCTGGCGATCCTCGGGGCGGCCCGCATCCGGTTCGACGCCGGGATCGAGGCGATCGGCCCCGTGGACAGCAAGGTGGAGAAGGTCCAGCGCGTGATCGAGGAGAAATTCGGAAGGAAGGGGGAACCGCTCTTTCTCGTGGCGCGCGCGGACGGCGCCGGGCGGCTCGCCGGGGATTTCGACGCCCTCGATCTCCTGGGGGAGCGGTGGAGGCGGGAGGGAAAGGTGGAGACCTTCTCTTCCCCGTCGATGCTGGTGCCCCCTCCCCGTTTCGTGAAGGAGTCGCGCAGACTCCTGGCCGATGCCGGGCTGCCGGGGCGGTACGACGGCGCGGCTCTCGAGAGGGCGATCCGGCGCGAGATGGAGGCGCAGGGAATGGTCCCGGCGGACGGCCTTGCGGGGTATGCCGCGGGGATCGTCCGCGCACTCGCCGGGGAAGGGGGCGTCGACCTGGCCGGCTTCGCCCGCTCCGGGGACCCCCGTGCGACGTATTTCTTCAACGGGTCCCGCAACGCGATCGCCGCCCACATGGCGCCGCCCGGCGGGAAGTGGGATCCGACGGCGCTCGCCGCGATGAAGGAGGACGTGCGGGTCCTGGGGCCGGACTTCGCGCTTACGGGCCCGGCCCTCATCTTCGGGGAGATCCGGTCCTCGATCGTGCGGGAAAACTCCCTCGCCACCTTCCTCGCCTTCGCCGCGAACTGGATCATCGTGATCGTCCACTTCCGCCGCCTCCGCGACGCGGCGCTGGTGATGCTGCCGGTGACGGCGGGATCGCTCTTCACCGTGGGCGCCATGGGGGCGTTCGGCATCCCCTTCAACTTCTTCAACGTCGCCGGGATCGCGCTCGTCTTCGGGTTCGGGGTCGACTACGGGATCTATTACATGCAGTCCCGCAGGGAGATCCCGACGGGAGATTCCGTCGAGGCGCTTCGCCGGGCCGGGGGCGCCACCATTCTCTGCGCGTCCACCACGATGGCGTCGTGCGGAAGCCTCGTCCTCTCGCATTACCGGGGGCTTGCGTCCATCGGCGTCGTGCTCTGCCTCGGATCGGTCTTCTGCCTGCTCTCCACGATCCTGCTGCTTCCCTCCCTGGTCGACGTGCTCGACCGGTCGCGCGCGCGGAAGGCGCGTCGGGTCGCGGAGGGTGCGGAATGA
- the hemA gene encoding glutamyl-tRNA reductase, translated as MNEIVIVGLNHRTAPVEVRERLAFPADTVGHALRGLRERDGISEGVILSTCNRVEVCVLSDEGYKGVEHVKEFLSGFHGVPIGELSDHLYHHFGEDAVRHLFRVSSSLDSMVLGEPQILGQVKDAYGYACEFKSIGPVLDKFFTKAFSVAKRVRTETRVANSAVSVSYAAVELAKKILGDLPDKTVMLIGAGEMCELAARHLLSAGAKGILVTNRTFERAVRLAEEFEGTAVRFEELSVHLKRADIILSSTGAPHFILKRADVEEVIRIRRNRPMFFIDMAVPRDIDPDANEIDNVYVYDIDDLNNVIETNLEERQREAALAEEIVIAEVAGFRRWLESQQVTPTIVSLRRKFDEVRQAEVAKALSALGTTDPKTRKVVESLASSILNKVLHSPISSLKREVDGRSPMEMVTVVREIFDLPEEEAEGAPEAAERAPGQGGSVGRQ; from the coding sequence ATGAACGAGATCGTCATCGTCGGACTGAACCACCGGACCGCGCCGGTGGAGGTCCGGGAGCGCCTGGCGTTCCCGGCGGACACGGTGGGGCATGCGCTCCGGGGGCTGCGGGAGCGCGACGGGATCTCCGAGGGGGTCATCCTCTCCACCTGCAACCGCGTCGAGGTCTGCGTCCTCTCGGATGAGGGGTACAAGGGCGTGGAGCACGTGAAGGAGTTCCTCTCCGGGTTCCACGGCGTACCGATCGGCGAGCTGTCGGACCACCTCTACCACCATTTCGGGGAAGACGCGGTGCGGCACCTGTTCCGCGTCTCCAGCAGCCTCGACTCGATGGTGCTCGGCGAGCCCCAGATCCTCGGCCAGGTGAAGGACGCCTACGGGTACGCCTGCGAGTTCAAGTCGATCGGGCCGGTCCTCGACAAGTTCTTCACGAAGGCGTTCTCGGTCGCAAAGCGGGTGCGGACCGAAACGCGGGTCGCCAACAGCGCCGTCTCGGTCTCGTACGCCGCCGTGGAGCTGGCGAAGAAGATCCTCGGCGACCTCCCGGACAAGACGGTGATGCTGATCGGGGCGGGGGAGATGTGCGAGCTGGCGGCGCGGCACCTGCTCTCCGCCGGCGCCAAGGGGATCCTCGTCACGAACCGGACCTTCGAGCGCGCCGTCCGCCTCGCCGAGGAGTTCGAGGGCACGGCGGTGCGCTTCGAGGAGCTGTCCGTCCACCTGAAGCGCGCCGACATCATCCTTTCCTCGACCGGCGCCCCGCACTTCATCCTGAAGCGGGCCGACGTGGAGGAGGTCATCCGGATCCGCAGGAACCGGCCGATGTTCTTCATCGACATGGCGGTGCCGCGCGACATCGACCCGGACGCCAACGAGATCGACAACGTCTACGTCTACGACATCGACGACCTGAACAACGTGATCGAGACGAACCTCGAGGAACGGCAGCGCGAGGCGGCGCTGGCCGAGGAGATCGTCATCGCCGAGGTGGCGGGCTTCCGCCGCTGGCTCGAATCGCAGCAGGTGACCCCGACGATCGTCTCCCTGCGGCGGAAATTCGACGAGGTGCGGCAGGCCGAGGTGGCCAAGGCGCTCTCCGCGCTGGGCACGACGGATCCGAAGACGCGGAAGGTGGTCGAGTCCCTCGCCTCCTCGATCCTCAACAAGGTGCTGCACTCCCCGATCTCCTCGCTGAAGCGCGAGGTCGACGGGAGGAGCCCGATGGAGATGGTGACGGTGGTGCGGGAGATCTTCGACCTTCCGGAAGAGGAAGCGGAAGGGGCGCCGGAAGCGGCGGAGCGCGCCCCCGGACAAGGAGGAAGCGTTGGCAGGCAATGA
- a CDS encoding uroporphyrinogen-III synthase: MRCTGSPVREDMTLSGRRILITRSVEQAGELAALVRHAGGVPVLFPTIRLAHPEDCGPLDREIGRISSFDWILFASANAARFFCERTARLGVRSWPGTLRVASVGPGTTKELAAQGVPAHLTAGKHTAEGLFEALRPEGIRGKRFLLPRAEEGREVLPEAIAREGGEVVSVVAYRNGLAEKDEAAAGEILARPPDVCTFASPSSFRNLFLLLGDEAAGSMLSRTRIAVIGEVTARAVERRDFRVDIVPETYTLKGMVDAVQAFFAAHRSAGPV; the protein is encoded by the coding sequence ATGAGGTGTACCGGCAGTCCGGTCCGTGAAGATATGACGCTCTCGGGGAGACGGATCCTCATCACGCGCAGTGTGGAGCAGGCCGGCGAGCTGGCCGCCCTGGTCCGGCATGCCGGAGGCGTTCCGGTCCTCTTCCCCACGATCCGGCTGGCGCATCCCGAGGACTGCGGCCCCCTCGACCGCGAGATCGGGCGCATCTCCTCCTTCGACTGGATCCTCTTCGCGAGCGCCAACGCGGCCCGGTTCTTCTGCGAGCGCACGGCCCGGCTGGGGGTCCGCTCCTGGCCGGGGACCCTTCGCGTGGCCAGCGTGGGCCCGGGGACGACGAAGGAGCTCGCGGCGCAGGGCGTCCCGGCGCACCTGACGGCGGGAAAGCACACCGCCGAGGGGCTCTTCGAGGCGCTTCGTCCCGAGGGGATCCGGGGGAAGCGGTTCCTCCTCCCGCGCGCCGAGGAAGGAAGGGAAGTCCTTCCCGAGGCGATCGCGCGGGAAGGCGGAGAGGTGGTGAGCGTCGTCGCCTACCGGAACGGCCTCGCCGAGAAGGACGAGGCGGCGGCCGGGGAGATCCTGGCCCGCCCGCCCGACGTCTGCACCTTCGCGTCGCCGTCATCGTTCCGGAACCTCTTCCTTCTCCTCGGGGACGAGGCGGCGGGGAGCATGCTCTCCCGGACCCGCATCGCGGTGATCGGCGAGGTGACCGCGCGGGCCGTGGAACGGAGGGATTTCCGGGTGGACATCGTGCCCGAAACGTATACGCTGAAAGGGATGGTGGACGCCGTCCAGGCGTTCTTCGCCGCCCATCGATCGGCCGGCCCGGTGTAA